One Gimesia aquarii DNA segment encodes these proteins:
- a CDS encoding response regulator — protein sequence MSNLECRVLLAEDMPDNQRLVSFYLKQAGAEVFFADNGQIALDIALEASNHGFPFDVILMDIQMPVLNGNEATKKLRESGYTGAIIAITAHTSSHDRQTCLDAGCDDYTTKPVNPNRLIDLVAHYASKRKRKELTEDTVIV from the coding sequence ATGTCTAACCTTGAATGTCGTGTACTATTGGCAGAGGATATGCCCGATAACCAAAGATTGGTTTCATTCTATTTGAAACAAGCAGGCGCTGAAGTTTTCTTTGCAGACAATGGGCAAATTGCACTCGATATTGCCCTCGAAGCAAGTAATCATGGATTTCCTTTCGATGTGATCCTGATGGATATACAGATGCCAGTCTTAAATGGTAATGAAGCCACCAAAAAATTGCGTGAATCAGGTTACACTGGGGCAATTATTGCCATTACCGCTCACACTAGTAGTCACGATAGGCAGACATGTCTTGATGCTGGCTGTGATGATTACACGACCAAACCGGTAAATCCAAATCGACTCATCGATTTGGTGGCTCACTATGCGTCGAAAAGAAAGCGAAAAGAACTGACTGAAGACACAGTCATTGTTTAG
- a CDS encoding response regulator, protein MTPFTNNPLTRPVEILIVEDDLTDIKLTQRSLERNRVLNNLHITRDGIEAMQFLRQEGDFSDVPRPDIVLLDLNMPRKDGRETLRDIKNDPNLKAIPVIIMTTSKQETDIEGSYLEHANSYVTKPVDMEQFQKVVETINAYWFTVVKLPSD, encoded by the coding sequence TTGACACCTTTCACAAATAATCCATTGACACGACCTGTAGAAATCTTAATTGTTGAAGATGACCTTACCGATATCAAATTGACTCAAAGGTCACTTGAGCGAAATCGCGTTTTGAACAATCTCCACATCACACGTGACGGCATCGAAGCGATGCAATTCCTGCGTCAGGAAGGGGACTTTTCCGATGTACCACGTCCCGACATCGTCTTATTGGATCTCAATATGCCACGCAAAGATGGTCGTGAAACATTGCGAGATATTAAGAATGATCCTAATCTGAAAGCGATTCCAGTTATCATCATGACGACGTCAAAGCAAGAAACAGATATTGAGGGCAGTTACCTTGAGCATGCAAATAGCTACGTCACCAAACCAGTTGATATGGAGCAGTTTCAAAAAGTTGTTGAGACAATCAATGCTTACTGGTTCACGGTTGTAAAACTGCCTTCGGACTAA
- a CDS encoding Gfo/Idh/MocA family protein: MPTSRPITRRNFLQGAAFAGAATIFCPSANRAFGYQSPNDRPVFATIGLRNQGWAITSKSFRFADFAALADVDANVLETNVKKTEKKQGKKPDAYQDYRKVLDRKDIDAVMIATPDHWHTKIAVEAMYAGKDVYCEKPLTLTIDEGKLIEKVVKETGRVFQVGTMQRSESAQRFLQAIALVKDGRIGTVKKVTCGINSMSASPTIPVAPVPKELDWDFWLGPAPKVDYRALPKMRRGYGGGVPLYSNCHYAFRNWHEYSGGKLTDWGAHHVDIACWALGVSDTGPSKVTPLEFTLPVEYKDGHPVVHDQYNAATNFKIGVDMPDNVEMIITSEGDNGILFEGTKGRFFVNRGKIVGKPVEALKDNPLPEGAIEEVYGGKVSANHTANFIEGMNSRKQPISDVWSHNRMLEICHLSNIAMRLDRELKWDPDKREIIGDDQANSFLSRENRKGYEINM, encoded by the coding sequence ATGCCAACATCTCGACCAATAACCCGCCGTAACTTTCTTCAAGGAGCCGCCTTTGCAGGGGCTGCTACTATTTTTTGCCCGTCGGCAAATCGGGCTTTCGGTTATCAGTCACCTAATGACCGTCCGGTCTTTGCGACCATTGGCCTAAGAAACCAGGGCTGGGCGATTACTTCGAAGTCGTTTCGCTTTGCTGATTTTGCCGCACTCGCCGATGTCGACGCGAATGTCCTTGAGACCAACGTAAAAAAAACAGAAAAGAAACAAGGTAAGAAACCAGATGCCTATCAAGACTATCGGAAAGTCCTTGATCGAAAAGACATAGATGCCGTGATGATCGCTACCCCTGACCATTGGCATACCAAGATTGCGGTTGAAGCGATGTATGCAGGGAAAGATGTGTACTGTGAAAAACCGTTGACTCTGACGATTGACGAAGGCAAGTTGATTGAAAAGGTCGTTAAGGAAACAGGCCGTGTTTTCCAGGTTGGCACGATGCAGCGATCTGAATCGGCACAGCGGTTTCTACAGGCCATTGCCCTGGTGAAAGATGGACGCATTGGTACGGTTAAAAAAGTGACATGTGGGATCAACAGTATGTCAGCTTCACCCACGATACCAGTTGCTCCAGTTCCCAAGGAACTTGACTGGGACTTCTGGCTGGGACCGGCACCAAAAGTTGATTACCGAGCTTTACCTAAAATGCGTAGGGGTTACGGTGGTGGCGTCCCGCTTTACAGCAATTGTCACTACGCCTTCCGAAACTGGCACGAGTACTCCGGTGGAAAACTGACTGACTGGGGCGCGCATCATGTGGATATAGCCTGCTGGGCGCTTGGAGTCAGCGACACGGGACCAAGCAAAGTGACGCCGCTCGAATTTACATTGCCGGTGGAATATAAGGACGGACACCCAGTGGTTCACGACCAGTACAATGCTGCCACCAATTTCAAAATTGGAGTGGATATGCCTGACAATGTAGAAATGATTATCACCAGCGAAGGTGATAACGGTATTTTGTTCGAGGGCACGAAAGGTCGGTTCTTTGTGAATCGAGGCAAGATCGTTGGGAAGCCTGTTGAAGCGCTCAAAGATAATCCGTTGCCGGAAGGAGCCATCGAAGAGGTTTACGGCGGCAAAGTCAGCGCGAATCATACCGCTAACTTCATTGAGGGTATGAATTCCCGCAAACAACCTATTTCTGACGTCTGGTCGCATAATCGTATGCTTGAGATCTGTCACCTCTCTAACATTGCCATGCGTCTCGATCGCGAACTCAAATGGGATCCCGACAAACGCGAGATCATCGGCGATGATCAGGCTAATTCATTTCTCTCACGCGAAAATCGTAAGGGTTATGAAATCAATATGTAA
- a CDS encoding response regulator, with translation MKGQFFMNHKDRSNDQNSLLNCRVLIAEDSIDNQRIISHYLEKESAAVITADNGEIAVELALKARENNIPFHVILMDIEMPVLDGYKATKKLRQADYTGRIIAHTAHTDTHSRKKCLDAGCDDYISKPINQQSLVSKIARYAMQEKQNELFDQIFKD, from the coding sequence ATGAAAGGTCAATTTTTTATGAACCACAAAGACAGATCGAATGATCAAAATTCTTTACTCAATTGTCGAGTATTGATTGCAGAAGATTCGATTGATAATCAACGAATCATCTCACATTACCTGGAAAAAGAATCAGCTGCGGTAATTACTGCTGACAATGGAGAAATCGCAGTCGAGCTTGCACTAAAAGCGCGTGAGAACAATATTCCTTTCCATGTTATCCTTATGGATATAGAGATGCCGGTCTTAGATGGCTATAAGGCGACAAAAAAATTACGTCAAGCAGACTACACTGGTCGAATCATCGCACATACTGCTCATACTGATACCCACTCTCGTAAGAAATGCCTTGATGCAGGCTGCGATGATTATATTTCCAAACCAATAAACCAACAGTCACTTGTCAGTAAGATTGCCCGCTATGCGATGCAGGAAAAGCAAAACGAGTTGTTTGACCAAATCTTCAAAGATTAA
- a CDS encoding two-component system response regulator yields the protein MKTQSRSMTNDFLECDSRSTILCVDDDPDITHAIKTILSNYDVDVICDCCGRLGTWDVYQKSPDLIITDLRMPDGDGQLLLEEVKCNTHTASIPVIVLTGQRDSHLPGQLKNLGASSFLHKPVHYQTLLEEIKRFISLPELNWASANKNGVNY from the coding sequence ATGAAAACTCAAAGCCGATCAATGACCAATGACTTTTTAGAATGCGATTCTCGTTCCACCATTCTCTGTGTTGATGATGATCCAGACATCACTCATGCAATTAAAACTATCTTATCTAATTACGATGTCGATGTGATTTGCGATTGTTGCGGGAGACTCGGTACGTGGGATGTATATCAAAAGAGTCCAGACCTGATCATCACCGATTTACGGATGCCAGATGGGGATGGCCAACTTCTTTTGGAAGAGGTGAAGTGTAATACACATACAGCGAGTATTCCAGTAATTGTACTAACGGGACAACGTGATTCGCATTTACCTGGGCAACTAAAAAATCTTGGTGCTTCCAGTTTTCTCCATAAACCGGTTCATTATCAGACACTGCTAGAAGAAATTAAACGTTTCATTTCGCTGCCAGAATTAAACTGGGCCTCAGCGAACAAAAACGGAGTAAACTACTAA
- a CDS encoding response regulator: MENGIKQTSWFRRDRFTPSVSTGQTLPIGYISCGLVLLCSIFIVDLILPQGMSYGVLYVVLLTSTLWSPRWELTLGAAIASTILTLIGFVLVAAEPTIRMAFMNRVLIILAIWVTAFICLRQKKTEIARTQELHLAHKKSKANERKSERSSQAKSEFLANMSHELRTPLNGVIGMSELLAETSLSPKQREFVDACRNSGELLLKLINDILDFSKIEAGKMELDFHDFDLEKLMMDTASTMVWRTSEKHLELPCYVDPASRLILQGDSHRLRQILVNLIGNAIKFTDQGEVAVRAQTASRENDQIVIRFLVSDTGIGISDDKLNRLFKSFSQVDASTTRHYGGTGLGLVISQSLVQLMGGTIGIESEVGVGSMFWFELPFKVVAESSANLPIINSLAGKRCLIVGDNENNQTIQKKHLAEWGIDSIIVASVDESLTAIKLAKENQSPFDLVLTDFIMPERNGLDLAHALKDHQLKIVILTDSTCIELNPIELQENHVNATLSKPVQRYKLYDTICELLTSDTAKETVINNENNQSNTVIRRASTTQVLLAEDNNINQLYIRELMNQIGFTCDIANNGYEVIEYIRKKKYDLVLMDCQMPELDGLQATQHIRELELKGILKGHLPIVALTANAIKGDREQCLKAGMDEYLSKPVQKDQVIRILEQFLCDNHIGLNENNTTEAKSKNDFDSTLSAPINTESLLERCFGSLELAGSLLDELESTGQERIQEIRQKTKEQNASAMALAAHSLKGAAGILCATSLQNLSAEIEHAGNVENLEGVELLIHEISIEMKRCLDDLPQLREEMRLIKENNEC; encoded by the coding sequence ATGGAAAACGGCATAAAACAGACAAGTTGGTTTAGACGAGATCGCTTTACACCCTCTGTCTCTACCGGACAGACCTTGCCAATAGGATACATCTCGTGTGGTCTTGTTTTGTTATGCTCGATTTTTATCGTCGATCTGATATTACCTCAAGGAATGTCTTACGGTGTACTCTACGTGGTTTTGCTCACTAGCACACTATGGTCGCCTCGGTGGGAGCTCACTTTGGGAGCAGCGATTGCTTCTACGATTCTCACACTGATCGGATTTGTACTGGTAGCTGCTGAACCGACTATTCGAATGGCCTTCATGAATCGAGTATTGATTATACTTGCCATTTGGGTAACAGCATTTATCTGTTTAAGACAAAAAAAAACCGAGATAGCAAGAACGCAGGAACTACATCTCGCCCATAAAAAAAGCAAAGCCAACGAGCGTAAATCTGAACGATCAAGTCAGGCTAAAAGTGAGTTTCTTGCTAACATGAGCCATGAACTCCGCACTCCTCTGAATGGTGTCATAGGAATGTCAGAATTACTAGCGGAAACATCGCTTAGTCCAAAGCAAAGGGAATTCGTCGATGCCTGTCGGAATAGTGGTGAGTTGCTACTCAAACTGATCAATGACATTCTTGACTTCTCAAAAATTGAAGCAGGCAAGATGGAGCTCGACTTTCACGACTTTGATTTAGAGAAGCTCATGATGGATACTGCCAGTACAATGGTCTGGAGGACATCGGAAAAACATCTGGAGTTGCCGTGTTATGTCGATCCCGCATCACGATTAATACTACAAGGCGACAGTCACCGCCTGAGACAGATTCTAGTGAATCTGATCGGTAACGCGATTAAGTTCACTGATCAAGGTGAGGTCGCTGTTCGTGCACAAACAGCTTCAAGAGAGAATGATCAGATTGTGATTCGCTTTTTGGTATCTGACACAGGGATCGGCATTTCTGATGACAAACTCAACCGGCTATTTAAGTCGTTCTCGCAAGTCGATGCTTCTACGACACGACACTACGGTGGTACCGGATTAGGCCTGGTCATTTCTCAGAGCCTTGTCCAACTAATGGGAGGTACTATTGGAATCGAAAGTGAAGTGGGAGTTGGCTCGATGTTCTGGTTTGAACTTCCTTTTAAGGTTGTCGCAGAATCATCGGCAAACCTACCCATCATTAACTCGCTCGCAGGAAAACGATGTCTAATTGTTGGAGACAATGAAAACAATCAAACCATTCAGAAAAAACATCTAGCTGAATGGGGAATCGACTCGATTATCGTTGCTTCTGTTGATGAATCTTTGACCGCAATAAAATTAGCGAAAGAAAATCAGTCGCCTTTCGATCTCGTCTTGACTGATTTCATCATGCCAGAACGAAACGGCTTGGACCTAGCACACGCCTTGAAAGATCATCAGCTAAAAATAGTGATTCTAACTGACTCAACATGTATTGAATTAAATCCTATTGAACTGCAAGAAAACCATGTTAATGCCACCCTCAGCAAGCCAGTTCAGAGGTACAAGTTATACGACACAATTTGCGAATTATTAACAAGTGATACGGCCAAAGAGACAGTGATTAATAATGAGAATAATCAATCCAACACAGTTATCAGGAGAGCGTCGACCACCCAAGTTCTATTAGCAGAAGATAACAATATTAATCAACTATATATTAGAGAGTTGATGAATCAAATTGGTTTTACTTGTGACATCGCAAACAACGGGTATGAAGTGATCGAATACATCCGAAAGAAAAAATACGATCTGGTATTGATGGATTGTCAGATGCCGGAATTGGATGGTTTGCAGGCTACACAACATATCAGAGAGCTAGAATTAAAAGGAATACTTAAAGGACATCTTCCCATCGTCGCACTCACTGCCAATGCAATCAAAGGCGATCGCGAACAGTGCCTTAAAGCAGGTATGGACGAATACCTCAGCAAGCCTGTTCAGAAAGATCAGGTCATTCGTATTCTCGAACAATTTTTGTGTGACAACCATATAGGCTTGAATGAAAATAATACAACTGAGGCTAAGAGTAAAAATGATTTTGATTCAACACTTTCAGCACCAATCAACACTGAGTCACTATTAGAACGCTGCTTTGGAAGCTTGGAACTGGCAGGCTCTCTATTAGATGAATTGGAATCGACGGGCCAGGAGCGTATTCAAGAAATACGCCAAAAAACCAAAGAACAGAATGCTAGTGCCATGGCGCTGGCGGCTCATTCACTCAAGGGTGCAGCTGGGATTCTATGTGCGACATCTCTGCAAAACTTGTCAGCAGAGATCGAACACGCTGGCAATGTAGAAAACCTTGAAGGGGTCGAACTCTTGATTCATGAAATCTCCATTGAAATGAAACGCTGTCTCGATGATCTGCCACAATTACGAGAAGAGATGCGATTGATAAAAGAGAATAACGAGTGTTGA
- a CDS encoding HDOD domain-containing protein — translation MFSQTGKIDFHALIADDDKIVTRMISYALTQEGFVCKTATDGFHASALMNHKEYDLVVTDLRMPHKNGHSLALDMLEIESRPVIMVHTAVEDPALTKDLVFRGIDDISYKPTNYEILASKARGLVERRHERIVAKNSNRNQGTSFSGQLESDEAKSTSDSLTNGIRITPANVFKQLSKLDTLLSLSHTPFDVYSMASRKNANTFELATLIEQDQSLVGEIINVANMVHNNLEGEEIDSVEKAISQMGSRSIGELAIMHGGRQALLKSNIPWINHDLLWKRSLAASKTVRIIERAQYAEFDSSAFLCALLHPIGRIVLATLFPDEHQELTEYCQKTGQSLDLAEKAAFGLSHGEVSARFFSAWRIPVTTQLPLEQITHTFDELASLPDHARQRTEIIKLALFLSRTAMGIWEPCDSVDVPHKGVLNRLNMPSIKRIFFLIREACEFEVTNRQVQSPEGANQQKQPMTPMIRYSSAAESSSDLLAPFLKSIGLHLHDQPQESSNLDLIDGVSLSGNQLRQFLNTQNSQNLFGIIRNSKDKSLFKPSSSICIPTTVQKLITFFNNQESPQSPNKSPIQAVSE, via the coding sequence ATGTTTTCTCAAACCGGAAAAATAGACTTTCATGCGTTAATTGCTGACGACGATAAGATCGTAACTCGTATGATTTCGTATGCACTTACTCAGGAAGGTTTTGTTTGTAAGACAGCAACAGACGGGTTTCATGCATCGGCTCTGATGAATCATAAAGAGTATGATCTGGTTGTGACAGACTTACGAATGCCACACAAGAACGGGCACTCTCTTGCTTTGGACATGCTTGAAATTGAATCACGACCAGTGATCATGGTTCATACTGCGGTCGAAGACCCGGCCCTCACGAAGGATTTGGTTTTTCGTGGAATCGACGACATCTCTTACAAGCCAACGAACTATGAAATACTAGCATCCAAAGCACGCGGTCTAGTAGAGCGACGACACGAGAGAATCGTGGCGAAAAATAGCAACCGAAATCAAGGTACATCTTTCAGTGGACAACTAGAAAGCGATGAGGCTAAGTCTACAAGCGACAGTCTGACAAATGGAATACGAATAACACCAGCGAATGTCTTTAAACAATTGTCTAAACTTGACACACTGTTATCACTATCGCACACTCCATTTGACGTATATTCAATGGCATCACGAAAGAATGCCAACACGTTTGAATTGGCAACACTCATCGAACAAGACCAATCACTTGTAGGCGAAATTATCAATGTAGCCAACATGGTTCATAATAATCTTGAAGGCGAAGAGATCGACAGCGTGGAAAAAGCAATATCACAAATGGGATCTCGCAGCATCGGAGAGCTAGCCATCATGCATGGTGGGCGACAGGCACTTTTAAAGAGTAACATCCCGTGGATTAATCATGACCTACTCTGGAAACGAAGTCTTGCTGCGAGCAAAACGGTTCGTATAATTGAGCGGGCACAGTATGCCGAATTTGACAGTTCGGCTTTTCTGTGCGCCTTGTTACACCCAATCGGCCGCATCGTCCTGGCAACACTCTTCCCCGATGAACATCAAGAGTTAACTGAATACTGCCAGAAAACTGGTCAGTCACTCGATTTAGCTGAAAAGGCAGCTTTCGGACTTTCGCACGGTGAGGTAAGTGCGAGGTTCTTTTCAGCATGGCGAATTCCAGTAACAACCCAACTACCTCTAGAACAAATTACACACACATTCGACGAATTGGCTTCATTACCAGATCATGCTCGTCAACGTACCGAGATCATCAAACTGGCCCTCTTTCTTTCACGCACTGCAATGGGTATCTGGGAGCCTTGCGATTCTGTTGACGTGCCTCATAAGGGTGTACTAAACAGATTGAACATGCCGTCCATTAAGAGAATATTCTTCTTAATTCGTGAAGCTTGTGAATTTGAAGTAACAAATCGACAAGTCCAATCTCCAGAAGGAGCAAATCAACAAAAACAGCCGATGACACCAATGATTAGATATAGCTCAGCTGCCGAAAGTTCATCAGACCTGTTAGCTCCTTTTCTGAAATCAATCGGTCTACATTTGCACGATCAACCCCAAGAATCGTCTAATCTTGACTTGATTGATGGCGTATCACTCAGTGGCAATCAACTTCGACAATTTCTTAATACCCAGAACTCGCAAAATCTTTTTGGAATTATTCGCAATTCTAAAGATAAATCTTTGTTTAAACCTAGCTCCTCAATCTGCATTCCTACAACTGTCCAGAAACTAATTACATTCTTTAATAATCAAGAAAGTCCCCAAAGTCCAAACAAGTCTCCAATTCAAGCTGTCAGTGAGTAA
- a CDS encoding PAS domain S-box protein has protein sequence MTLDQRAHSRIWVYTISGCIMFAAAVLFQQSTYRGSTQLHTIMEVIATLLALMIGIVALVRYYSQKNNMYLFVSIGFLSTALLDGYHCVVTSTFFQEIFPSTPPSLSPWSWNASRIFLSILMFLSWWTWKREEKLGEAGLFSSRNVLVITAILTLLSFCFFAFVSLPRAYYPEFFFGRPQEFVAGMFFLAAFIGYYRKGDWQDDAFEFWLLMSLLVGIICQVAVISRSFVLFDAMFDMAHIMKLLSYAFVLSGLLVGIFSLYSQTAKMQQESDLAKKQFELVIEESPLAMLMITQNREIILANSTASVLFGYSKKELLGDQIEKLFPKRYQKLHPQYIANFFSDGQSRQLSVGRDLLGLHKDGHEFSIEIFMNYIQTPQNGPAAIYSIVDISERRLAKKQFELVIEESPLAMLMINQSRVITLANSATTKYFGYLKEELLGKYIEMLLPQRYRELHPQQVESFFTDGHSRQLDTGRDLLGLHKEGHEFPVEIFINYVQTPQDGPAAICSVIDISERRKAQEAIARQSEELLNSVQALARVNTELEQFAYVASHDLQEPLRKVASCCQMLAEDYADKLDDDGRQWINFAIDGAARMRLLVSDLLEYARVGALKLDSEPTEAHQAFEAACYNLSETIETNNIQIICHSLPVVLADKRLLTQLFQNLIGNSIKYGSEEQTVIEIGAERDGHHWQFYIKDNGIGIAPEYHERIFHVFQRLHLKEEYTGTGIGLATCKKVVDRFGGRLWVDSQLGQGSTFYFTIPENATTDQEPHQEIGAKSLDTFHK, from the coding sequence ATGACATTGGACCAACGTGCGCACTCAAGAATCTGGGTTTACACGATTTCAGGCTGCATCATGTTTGCTGCTGCTGTATTGTTTCAACAGTCGACCTATCGTGGCTCCACCCAACTGCATACAATCATGGAAGTGATTGCCACGTTGCTTGCGCTGATGATCGGAATTGTTGCTCTAGTTCGGTACTACTCTCAAAAGAACAACATGTACCTGTTTGTCAGTATTGGCTTTCTTAGTACTGCGCTGCTTGATGGTTATCATTGCGTTGTTACCAGCACCTTTTTTCAAGAAATTTTTCCGTCAACACCACCCTCATTAAGTCCCTGGAGTTGGAACGCTTCACGCATCTTTCTGTCGATACTAATGTTTTTAAGTTGGTGGACATGGAAACGGGAAGAGAAACTTGGAGAAGCAGGACTATTCAGCTCTCGCAATGTACTAGTCATCACCGCCATCTTAACTTTATTGAGTTTTTGCTTCTTCGCGTTTGTCTCACTACCACGCGCCTATTATCCCGAGTTTTTTTTTGGACGGCCACAGGAATTCGTCGCCGGTATGTTTTTTCTGGCTGCTTTTATTGGCTATTATCGGAAGGGCGACTGGCAAGACGATGCGTTCGAATTCTGGCTGCTCATGTCTCTACTTGTCGGTATCATCTGTCAAGTAGCGGTCATATCGCGTTCGTTTGTACTCTTTGACGCAATGTTTGATATGGCACATATAATGAAGTTACTCAGTTACGCTTTTGTGCTGAGTGGCTTGCTGGTTGGGATCTTTAGTCTCTACAGTCAGACTGCAAAGATGCAGCAAGAATCTGATCTCGCCAAAAAACAATTCGAACTCGTAATAGAAGAGTCCCCACTGGCGATGTTGATGATCACTCAGAACCGAGAAATCATCTTAGCTAATTCAACAGCATCAGTTTTATTTGGTTATTCAAAAAAGGAGTTGCTGGGTGATCAGATTGAGAAACTTTTCCCCAAACGTTACCAAAAATTACACCCACAGTATATCGCAAACTTTTTTAGCGATGGTCAATCGCGCCAACTGAGTGTAGGACGTGACTTGCTCGGTCTCCACAAAGATGGACACGAGTTTTCTATCGAAATCTTTATGAACTACATTCAGACACCTCAAAATGGACCTGCCGCGATTTATTCGATTGTAGATATCTCTGAGCGACGACTAGCAAAAAAACAATTCGAACTCGTGATCGAGGAATCTCCACTGGCAATGCTGATGATTAATCAAAGCCGAGTGATCACCTTAGCCAACTCTGCCACAACGAAGTATTTTGGTTATTTAAAAGAAGAGTTACTGGGCAAATATATTGAAATGCTCCTCCCACAGCGTTACCGAGAACTGCATCCACAACAAGTCGAGAGCTTCTTTACTGACGGTCATTCTCGACAACTTGATACTGGGCGAGACTTACTTGGCTTGCATAAAGAGGGTCACGAATTTCCCGTCGAAATATTTATCAATTATGTCCAAACTCCACAGGATGGTCCTGCTGCAATTTGCTCGGTGATAGATATTTCAGAACGTAGAAAAGCACAAGAAGCGATAGCACGACAGTCTGAGGAACTATTGAATTCGGTACAGGCTCTTGCCAGAGTCAATACTGAATTAGAGCAGTTTGCTTATGTCGCCTCGCATGACCTACAGGAACCGCTTCGTAAAGTCGCTTCTTGCTGCCAGATGCTGGCAGAAGATTATGCCGACAAACTTGATGATGATGGTCGCCAATGGATCAATTTCGCCATCGATGGAGCGGCACGTATGCGGTTGCTGGTGAGTGATCTTTTAGAATATGCCCGAGTTGGAGCGCTTAAACTTGATTCTGAGCCAACTGAAGCACATCAGGCTTTTGAGGCTGCGTGTTATAACTTGAGTGAAACCATCGAAACGAATAATATTCAAATTATTTGTCATTCGCTACCAGTGGTCTTGGCAGATAAGAGACTTCTGACTCAATTATTTCAAAACCTGATTGGAAACAGTATTAAGTATGGTAGTGAAGAGCAAACAGTCATTGAAATTGGAGCAGAGCGCGATGGTCATCATTGGCAGTTCTACATCAAAGACAACGGCATCGGAATTGCCCCTGAATATCATGAACGAATATTCCATGTTTTTCAACGACTACACCTCAAAGAAGAATACACTGGCACAGGGATTGGTCTCGCAACCTGCAAGAAAGTCGTAGATAGATTTGGAGGCAGATTGTGGGTGGATTCTCAACTTGGACAAGGAAGTACGTTCTATTTTACAATACCAGAAAATGCAACTACTGACCAAGAACCTCATCAAGAGATCGGAGCGAAAAGCCTTGACACCTTTCACAAATAA